The Nocardioides campestrisoli genome includes a window with the following:
- a CDS encoding NAD-dependent epimerase/dehydratase family protein: MTPPSLPLPVVVVTGANGLVGSHVCSALSERGATVRAVVRREGTAPRLPGVEEWVGDFTDPDFATTMVEGADSVVTTVHPLDGDAEAQRTVGYDGTLVVAEAALDAGVARLVHLSTAAVYDRRPGVGDVDEHAALATDDAGDYAVIKRDLDLALAGLDGVTRVLLRPPAILGPGDSSVWNTLRPAHIKADEAERHAIPERSFAWVHVDDLTALAADVATGLVADAEDPERGPVVGACTPVNVAAGPATWRDYLGTVTEALGVEPVWEEGPAWTGRILADRAHGWGWEPKVDLPAALAELRDGLV, translated from the coding sequence ATGACGCCTCCCAGCCTGCCCCTGCCTGTCGTCGTCGTCACCGGAGCCAACGGCCTGGTGGGCAGTCACGTCTGTTCCGCGCTGAGCGAGCGCGGCGCGACGGTGCGTGCCGTCGTACGCCGCGAGGGCACGGCACCCCGGCTGCCCGGGGTCGAGGAGTGGGTGGGCGACTTCACCGACCCGGACTTCGCGACCACGATGGTCGAGGGTGCCGACTCGGTGGTCACCACCGTGCACCCGCTCGACGGGGACGCCGAGGCCCAGCGCACGGTCGGGTACGACGGCACGCTCGTGGTCGCCGAGGCCGCGCTCGACGCCGGGGTCGCCCGGCTGGTGCACCTGTCCACGGCCGCGGTCTACGACCGGCGACCCGGGGTGGGCGACGTCGACGAGCACGCCGCCCTGGCCACCGACGACGCCGGCGACTACGCGGTGATCAAGCGCGACCTGGACCTGGCGCTGGCCGGGCTCGACGGGGTCACCCGGGTGCTGCTGAGGCCCCCGGCGATCCTCGGCCCCGGTGACTCCTCGGTCTGGAACACGTTGCGCCCGGCCCACATCAAGGCCGACGAGGCGGAGCGGCACGCGATCCCGGAGCGCTCGTTCGCCTGGGTGCACGTCGACGACCTGACGGCGTTGGCCGCCGACGTGGCCACCGGCCTGGTCGCCGACGCCGAGGACCCGGAGCGCGGGCCCGTGGTCGGGGCCTGCACGCCGGTCAACGTGGCGGCCGGACCGGCGACCTGGCGGGACTACCTCGGCACGGTGACCGAGGCACTCGGCGTGGAGCCGGTGTGGGAGGAGGGCCCGGCGTGGACCGGGCGGATCCTCGCGGACCGCGCGCACGGCTGGGGCTGGGAGCCGAAGGTCGACCTGCCGGCCGCCCTCGCCGAGCTGCGGGACGGGCTGGTCTGA
- a CDS encoding DUF309 domain-containing protein, translating to MPQEPLSRPVAAGDRDRDEEGRARQARPRDALGRPLPYGEQGVEPIDETPLPPDQTLAFARSLLAEGRPFSAHEALEVRWKSCPEEERELWQGLAQLCVGLTHAERGNHVGAERLVERAAGRLTTYAEGGGPTYGLELRELVGCARERVRQA from the coding sequence GTGCCCCAGGAACCGCTGAGCAGGCCCGTCGCTGCGGGAGATCGCGACCGCGACGAGGAGGGCCGCGCCCGGCAGGCCCGGCCGCGTGACGCCCTGGGTCGCCCGCTGCCCTACGGGGAGCAGGGCGTCGAGCCGATCGACGAGACCCCGCTCCCGCCGGACCAGACGCTCGCCTTCGCCCGGAGCCTGCTCGCCGAGGGACGCCCGTTCTCCGCGCACGAGGCGCTCGAGGTGCGGTGGAAGAGCTGCCCGGAAGAGGAGCGCGAGCTGTGGCAGGGCCTCGCGCAGCTCTGCGTCGGGCTCACCCACGCCGAGCGCGGCAACCACGTGGGCGCCGAGCGGCTGGTCGAGCGAGCCGCGGGGCGGCTGACGACGTACGCCGAGGGTGGCGGGCCGACGTACGGGCTGGAGCTGCGCGAGCTCGTCGGCTGCGCCCGGGAGCGCGTCCGGCAAGCCTGA
- a CDS encoding VOC family protein: MGLAWEQVIVEAADPAALGQWWADALGWVVVYSSADEFEIRPEPDRLPGIDFIPAAGSRKGKSPLHLDFRPDDQAAEVERLLAHGARRVDIGQGDVAWVVLADPEGNEFCVLSEQQLS; the protein is encoded by the coding sequence ATGGGCTTGGCATGGGAGCAGGTGATCGTCGAGGCCGCGGACCCCGCGGCCTTGGGCCAGTGGTGGGCGGACGCGCTGGGGTGGGTGGTCGTCTACTCCTCCGCCGACGAGTTCGAGATCCGCCCGGAGCCCGATCGCCTGCCGGGGATCGACTTCATCCCGGCCGCGGGGAGCAGGAAGGGCAAGAGTCCCCTCCACCTCGACTTCCGTCCCGACGACCAGGCGGCCGAGGTCGAGCGGCTGCTGGCCCACGGCGCCCGCCGCGTCGACATCGGCCAGGGGGACGTGGCGTGGGTGGTGCTGGCCGACCCGGAGGGCAACGAGTTCTGCGTGCTCAGCGAGCAGCAGCTCTCGTAG
- a CDS encoding 2'-5' RNA ligase family protein, translating into MADHALELSFEPSSAAAVVAQWEALKAAGVPSQADHRSMTNSPHVTLVATAAALDDTVVDDARETIGRLLPARIALRGVVMFGQGPRVTLAHLVEPDQALADAAARVRALAPTLRHPVWTPHVTVARRVPRRLLPTALEVLHDTDAPRELVCDRLRWWDPEQALIEDVAVADLG; encoded by the coding sequence GTGGCCGACCACGCTCTCGAGCTCAGCTTCGAGCCCAGCTCCGCGGCCGCGGTGGTGGCGCAGTGGGAGGCGCTCAAGGCCGCCGGCGTGCCGTCGCAGGCCGACCACCGGTCGATGACCAACTCGCCGCACGTCACGCTCGTCGCGACCGCCGCTGCCCTCGACGACACCGTCGTCGACGACGCCCGCGAGACGATCGGGCGGCTCCTGCCGGCACGGATCGCCCTGCGGGGGGTGGTCATGTTCGGGCAGGGTCCCCGGGTGACGCTCGCCCACCTGGTCGAGCCGGACCAGGCTCTTGCGGACGCCGCCGCTCGGGTCCGGGCGCTGGCCCCGACGCTGCGGCACCCGGTCTGGACCCCGCACGTCACCGTCGCGCGGCGCGTGCCGCGGCGGCTGCTCCCGACGGCGCTCGAGGTGCTGCACGACACCGACGCCCCGCGCGAGCTGGTCTGCGACCGCCTCCGCTGGTGGGACCCCGAGCAGGCCCTGATCGAGGACGTCGCGGTCGCCGACCTCGGGTGA
- a CDS encoding tail fiber protein codes for MSPLKSRATATVLASVVLVGGGFGLAAAVSANSPAQVKVCTTSKDVVVSAAKKGKCPKKTKLVTISTTGVVGEQGPAGPAGAVGPAGAPGAPGSAGAPGEQGVPGVPGVPGVPGPAGPEGDRGPAGPAGAEGQPGAKGDPGPAGPQGEKGEPGDAGPAGPQGERGLPGIQGPAGPAGPGATVLGQNTGSAGGSRSGECVMGSLMLTASPTVGQGVPAAGQYLAINTNTALFSLLGTTYGGDGRTTFRLPDLRAAAPNGTSYMICTEGIYPARD; via the coding sequence ATGTCCCCCCTCAAGAGTCGAGCGACCGCCACGGTCCTCGCGTCCGTCGTCCTGGTCGGCGGTGGCTTCGGCCTCGCCGCGGCCGTCTCCGCCAACTCCCCCGCTCAGGTGAAGGTGTGCACCACGTCCAAGGACGTGGTGGTGTCGGCTGCCAAGAAGGGCAAGTGCCCCAAGAAGACCAAGCTGGTGACGATCTCCACCACCGGGGTGGTCGGCGAGCAAGGTCCGGCGGGTCCTGCCGGAGCGGTCGGGCCGGCCGGGGCACCCGGGGCGCCGGGCAGCGCCGGAGCGCCTGGCGAGCAGGGCGTTCCGGGCGTTCCGGGCGTGCCGGGCGTTCCGGGACCCGCCGGGCCGGAGGGTGATCGCGGACCTGCCGGGCCGGCCGGAGCCGAGGGTCAGCCCGGCGCGAAGGGCGACCCTGGACCCGCCGGCCCCCAGGGCGAGAAGGGCGAGCCGGGAGACGCTGGTCCCGCGGGTCCCCAGGGCGAGCGCGGCCTTCCCGGCATCCAGGGACCTGCCGGACCAGCCGGCCCGGGCGCGACGGTCCTCGGACAGAACACCGGCAGCGCCGGTGGTAGCCGGAGTGGCGAGTGCGTGATGGGCTCCTTGATGCTCACCGCCTCGCCGACCGTCGGACAGGGCGTCCCCGCGGCCGGGCAGTACCTGGCGATCAACACGAACACGGCGCTGTTCAGCCTGCTCGGCACCACGTACGGCGGCGACGGCAGGACGACCTTCCGACTGCCCGACCTGCGGGCAGCAGCGCCCAACGGCACGAGCTACATGATCTGCACGGAGGGCATCTACCCCGCCCGCGACTGA